TGATTTTGTCTCCGGATTTCACTTGAATTCCTTCAGCAGGATATTTATTTGAATTGGAGTTTGGTTCGGTTCCGTCAGTTGTGTAATATATCATAAATCCTGGGTACTCTATATTCGCCTTTAACTTATCTCCCTTTTGAGTTACCCCTACGGATGGCAATCTATAATTGAATCCATCAGCAATAAGGTCGAGTTTTGGCAATTCATAAATACCGACCTTATTTACAAAATCAGCATAAGTTTGGTTGAAAGACTTTTCATTGAATTTGGCTTCCGATTCCCATACTCTTTTTGGTGCCCATGCACGTTCGGATAATGCGTACAACCTAGGGAACAACATATAGTCCATTCGTTCTGGAGTAAGAACCGTTTCCGCCCAAAGCGCAGCCTTAACACCCAATAAATTAGACTTTCCTTTTTCCGTAAGCCTTACTTTTGAAGCGATATAATCTTTTTCCAATTTTTTACCTGGATCTGTCAAGCTCATGTTTGAGAAAAAATCCTCAGGCAACAATGAAAATGAGTTGTAAAGATCTGAAATTGCCGCCCATTTAAGTCCGGGTTCTCTGAAATCTTTATCCCATACCATATCTAGGTAGAAGTTGGCGGCTGAAATAAAGATAGTTTTATATCCAGCATTGGCAAGCCTATAAACAAGATCCTCTTGTCCGCCACCAATTACATTTGCCCAAACATCTAAGTACATATTGAGGTGCGACAATTTATCATTTACTACCATCCCCGACCCTTTGTTCACCATTCCGAATTCTTCCCATCCCTGCATGATTAACCCTTTGGAAGCACAGATTGCATTGATCTTTTCAACATAGAATGGCCATACCTCGTAAACGGACTTAAAGCCTTCTTTTTTCATGAGCTCTTGAATAGCAGGAGATTTTTCCCAAGATCCCGCCGGAACTTCATCGCCACCCAAAGAAACTACCTTTAGGGTCAAACCAACTTCCTCGTACATCTTCTTGATATCATCCAGAACAACATCTAAAAAGCGATATACAGAAGGCAGCGCAGGATTCATGACATTATCATCCCAATATTGTGCAGAACTGTATTCCGACTGATCAGCTGCTTCATACAACAGGAACTCCTCGGCTTCTTTTGCCTTCCCTTCTTTCATCAAACGATTATACCTTGTTTCCATGGATTTTATAGCTGCTCGGGCATGTCCGGGAGTTTCAATTTCTGGAATTATCGTTACGTATCTAGAAGCTGCATACTTCAGAAGGTCTTGAAATTGAGCCTTGGTCAGAAAATGACCTTCCGTAACATTGGTACCTGAACCATAAGCTGGCTGTATGCTCGTGCCATCCTGATAGTAAGGTGATCTTTTGGAGCCTATTTCAGTTAATTCTGGAAGTGAAGGAATCTCTAACCTCCAGCCTTCATCATCGATAAAATGTAGGTGAAGCTTATTTATTTTATATTGCCCCATGACATCAATATACTTTTTGATGGTATTGATATCCTTAAAATTCCTAGCAATATCCATCATAAAGCCACGATATTCAAACCTTGGTTTATCATTTACTTCCACATAAGGAAAAGATACTTCTCCATTCCCTTTCAACTCTTCTGCAGAAAGCATAGACTTTATGGATTGAAGGGCATAGAATGCACCGGCGGCTTCGGTAGCCTCAATTGTTACCCCTTTCGCGTTAATCTTAAGATTGTATTCCTCAGGACCTAATCCTTTCTTATACAAAACCTTAATAGCAGCATTCTTTTCATCTTGATTGATAAATGAGTACTGTGTCAATTGTTGGGAAA
The Sphingobacterium daejeonense genome window above contains:
- a CDS encoding family 20 glycosylhydrolase, coding for MKLIKALSICGILLAAMQLNAQQKNIEVKWDFNENYNPKDNIALKIIIKNNDGQPVDLKGYNLWFNSMYPIEEQNIPLYSIHNRNGNLYSIDFADQAKIGAQDSMVIDYKSPYPITHTSLTPNGFYLQSRTNPRELINIGHPTVNPLKVSVEEQNKVLNELFERNSNRVTKGEQLVLPTPAHLMMGKGTYKFSQQVGYYINEHFNFALKPFQELSQQLTQYSFINQDEKNAAIKVLYKKGLGPEEYNLKINAKGVTIEATEAAGAFYALQSIKSMLSAEELKGNGEVSFPYVEVNDKPRFEYRGFMMDIARNFKDINTIKKYIDVMGQYKINKLHLHFIDDEGWRLEIPSLPELTEIGSKRSPYYQDGTSIQPAYGSGTNVTEGHFLTKAQFQDLLKYAASRYVTIIPEIETPGHARAAIKSMETRYNRLMKEGKAKEAEEFLLYEAADQSEYSSAQYWDDNVMNPALPSVYRFLDVVLDDIKKMYEEVGLTLKVVSLGGDEVPAGSWEKSPAIQELMKKEGFKSVYEVWPFYVEKINAICASKGLIMQGWEEFGMVNKGSGMVVNDKLSHLNMYLDVWANVIGGGQEDLVYRLANAGYKTIFISAANFYLDMVWDKDFREPGLKWAAISDLYNSFSLLPEDFFSNMSLTDPGKKLEKDYIASKVRLTEKGKSNLLGVKAALWAETVLTPERMDYMLFPRLYALSERAWAPKRVWESEAKFNEKSFNQTYADFVNKVGIYELPKLDLIADGFNYRLPSVGVTQKGDKLKANIEYPGFMIYYTTDGTEPNSNSNKYPAEGIQVKSGDKINLAVVDDKGRVGRVSTYVTE